The proteins below come from a single Asanoa ferruginea genomic window:
- a CDS encoding TAXI family TRAP transporter solute-binding subunit — protein sequence MRRSARICAAALVVGLGVALAGCGGRQDVAGTDTGGDVSCEVANETRIGIATGNSTGVYFALGNAYAAQLSDATNGKIKGTAAETGASVQNIQQLVGGTYQLAFSLADTAADAVQGKGSFTGPQPVRALARIYTNYTQVIARKDAGITSVADMRGKAVSTGSPRSGTEVIANRLLQSAGLDPAKDVKAQRLDLQKTVDGMKDGSIDALFWSGGLPTPGITDLFTTAKDQVAFVDISPLLPEMNKISPAYEEGAIPAATYALPADAKTIVVPNLLLVKEDLDANVACALIKALFDRKPQLEQANAAAKEISLDKARQTDPVELHRGADKALTDLGAK from the coding sequence ATGAGACGATCGGCCAGGATCTGCGCCGCCGCCCTTGTCGTCGGCCTTGGTGTCGCGCTTGCCGGCTGCGGCGGGCGGCAGGATGTCGCCGGCACTGACACCGGCGGCGATGTGAGTTGCGAGGTCGCCAACGAGACCCGGATCGGCATCGCGACCGGTAACTCCACCGGGGTCTACTTCGCGCTCGGCAACGCCTACGCCGCGCAGCTCTCCGATGCCACCAACGGGAAGATCAAGGGGACCGCGGCGGAGACCGGCGCGTCCGTGCAGAACATCCAGCAACTGGTGGGCGGCACCTACCAGCTCGCCTTCTCGCTGGCCGACACCGCTGCCGATGCGGTGCAGGGCAAGGGGAGCTTCACCGGGCCGCAGCCGGTGCGGGCGCTGGCGCGGATCTACACCAACTACACCCAGGTGATCGCCCGCAAGGACGCCGGCATCACGTCCGTCGCCGACATGCGCGGCAAGGCCGTCTCGACCGGGTCGCCGCGGTCCGGCACCGAGGTGATCGCCAACCGGCTGCTCCAGTCGGCCGGCCTCGACCCCGCCAAAGACGTCAAGGCGCAGCGGCTCGACCTCCAGAAGACCGTCGACGGCATGAAGGACGGCTCGATCGACGCGCTCTTCTGGTCGGGCGGCCTGCCCACGCCCGGCATCACCGACCTGTTCACCACCGCCAAGGACCAGGTGGCCTTCGTCGACATCAGCCCGCTGCTGCCGGAGATGAACAAGATCAGTCCGGCGTACGAAGAAGGCGCGATCCCGGCCGCCACCTACGCCCTGCCGGCCGACGCCAAGACCATCGTGGTGCCGAACCTGCTGCTGGTGAAGGAAGACCTGGATGCCAACGTGGCGTGCGCGCTGATCAAGGCGCTCTTCGACCGCAAGCCGCAACTGGAGCAGGCCAACGCGGCCGCCAAGGAGATCAGCCTCGACAAGGCCCGCCAGACCGACCCGGTCGAGTTGCACCGGGGCGCCGACAAGGCGTTAACCGACCTCGGCGCCAAATAG